The window CAACACCGGCAGCGATGATAACGGCATCGGCATCAAGGGTGCGCTTATTGGTGATCACCTTGGTGACCTTGCCATCCTCGCCCTCAAAGCCCTCGACGACTTCACCGAAGTGGAAGGTTACGCCGTTTTCTTCCATGTGCTTCTGCCCCATGGTGGCAAGAGCCGGACTCACCAGACGCGGCATGATTTGATCAGTAATCTCCACAACAGTAGTTTCTACGCCCCACATGTCAGCAAAGGCTTCAGCCATTTCCAAACCGATGAACCCAGCGCCAACGATAACGGCATTGCCAACTTCACCCTTGGAGATGCCTTCGCGAATGCGCAAAGCGTCATCGGGATTTGCAACGTAGCTAATACCCTTCAGGTCTTCACCGGGAAGGCCAAGTTTGCGCGGAGAAGCTCCTGTCGCGATGACGAGTTTGTCGTAGCTCAGACTGGCCTTCTCGCCGGTGGTGGCGTTCTCCACCTCAACTTGCTTGTTTTCGCGGTCAATCTTGGTGGCCTTGGTCAATATCTGAACGTCAATTCCCTTCACTTCCTTGAAGAATTTGGGATCACGCACCATATGGAAGCTTGTGGTGCAAAGTTCCTTGGCGTCGGAAACATCACCGGAAACGTAGTACGGAATACCGCAGCCACCATAAGAGATCAGAGAACTCTGATCGATCATGGTAACAGTAGAGCCGGGTTCAAGACGTTTGAAACGACAGGCAGCTTTGGGACCTAGAGCCACGCCGCCAATAACTACGATGTGTTGAGACATGATATAAAACCTTATTCTGGGTTCGGGCCAACCCCTACGGCCCGAAACGTTATTTCAAAAACGACCTGATGCTGTTGCCGAGTCGTTTGATACCTTCCTCGATGCGCTTCTCATCCGAGTTGGAGAAGTTAAGACGCAGGGTGTTCTCACCTGAGCCGTCCACGTAGAACGGTCTGCCGGGCACAAAGGCGACCTTCTCCTTGATAGCCACGTCAAAGAGATCCATTGCGGACACCCCTTCGGGCAGTGTTGCCCAGAGGAACATGCCCCCCTCGGGTTCGGTAATGGTCACACCTTCCGGGAAATACTTGCCAATCATCTCCACCATGCACGCACGCTGACGACCATAGCGGTCCTTGATGAGCTGAACATGGGCCTCGATGTCGTTGGTCTCCATGTACCTGCGCATAATAGCCTGAGCCACGGTGGAGGTATGCAGATCAGAGGCCTGCTTGGCGACTACCAGCTTGTCGTAAATAGTCTTTTCTTCGGTCACGACCCAACCAATACGGAAACCAGGGGCCGCGATCTTGGAGAAAGAGCCACAAAGAATGCTAGGCTTCTTGCAGAAGGAGTACACACTGGGCATATCCTCGCCCATGAAACGGAGTTCTCCGTACGGGTCATCCTCTATGAACAGCACGTCGTACTTGTCCAACAATTCAGCAACAGCTTGGCGCTTCTCAAGAGAATAACTCACACCTGAGGGATTCTGAAAATTGGGAACGGCATAGAAACACTTGGCTCCATCTTTAAAGGCAGCTTCCAATTCCTCAAGATTGGGACCATCATTTTCCAATGA of the Pseudodesulfovibrio sp. zrk46 genome contains:
- a CDS encoding PLP-dependent aminotransferase family protein, giving the protein MEEKFARRMSTVHRSFIREILKVTADPEIISFAGGLPNPELFPVASMDEASRQVFAEIGASALQYSTTEGDAGLRKIISERYAKRGLEVDPDSILVTTGSQQILDIVAKVFLDKGDKVVIERPGYLGAIQAFSIFEPEFVTISLENDGPNLEELEAAFKDGAKCFYAVPNFQNPSGVSYSLEKRQAVAELLDKYDVLFIEDDPYGELRFMGEDMPSVYSFCKKPSILCGSFSKIAAPGFRIGWVVTEEKTIYDKLVVAKQASDLHTSTVAQAIMRRYMETNDIEAHVQLIKDRYGRQRACMVEMIGKYFPEGVTITEPEGGMFLWATLPEGVSAMDLFDVAIKEKVAFVPGRPFYVDGSGENTLRLNFSNSDEKRIEEGIKRLGNSIRSFLK